From a region of the Acidobacteriota bacterium genome:
- a CDS encoding FAD-dependent oxidoreductase → MSGKQRVVILGAGPAGITAAWRLAQLGYPVTVLERDDAVGGMARTINVGKYAVDFGPHTFHIRETDESRQVLAAIKHFFGDDPLILTRGTRVLLRGKEYVYPLEMLQVLTGVSPFLSARIIFDYLVATLKSAFAPAKKEDSFEEWGVRNLGRTLYDLCFGIYSARVWGLPTSQISSKQAQRVAKLNLKNIILRTLGIKADPATYFTKYMYPRKGISLLYDGMAAEVRAAGSVIKLQAPAVRLERSGDRVTRVAYTEGGQDKTIDCDILLSTLPLPALVSMMSPALPPAVASHAAKLKYRSLKLIYIVLKRARMTDYHWVYLLDEQFRVNRLSEQKNVSAEMVPPDSTVLCIELSLWKDEPLWQASDAEIFELALRDLMKMGYGVTPEEVLEYHVTDIPTAYPVYELNFEDHLIPVLDGVHEVSNLLTLGRHGLFLNNSMDDNVLLGMQIADHINRPEGADSRAWKTEMLAFMNLRFQGK, encoded by the coding sequence ATGAGCGGAAAGCAGCGAGTGGTGATCTTGGGAGCGGGCCCGGCCGGCATTACGGCGGCCTGGCGCCTGGCGCAACTGGGCTACCCGGTGACGGTGCTCGAGCGTGACGATGCCGTCGGCGGCATGGCGCGAACCATCAACGTCGGCAAGTACGCCGTCGATTTCGGGCCGCACACCTTCCATATTCGCGAGACCGACGAAAGCCGCCAGGTGCTGGCCGCAATCAAGCACTTCTTCGGCGACGACCCGCTAATCCTCACGCGCGGCACCCGCGTGCTGTTGCGGGGCAAGGAATACGTCTACCCGCTCGAAATGCTGCAGGTGTTGACCGGCGTGTCGCCGTTCCTGTCGGCGCGGATCATCTTCGACTACCTGGTGGCGACGCTGAAGTCGGCGTTCGCGCCGGCCAAGAAGGAAGACTCGTTCGAGGAGTGGGGCGTCCGCAACCTCGGCCGGACGCTCTATGACTTGTGCTTCGGCATCTACTCCGCGCGCGTGTGGGGCCTACCGACCTCGCAGATTTCGTCGAAGCAGGCGCAGCGCGTTGCCAAGCTGAACCTCAAGAACATCATCCTGCGGACGCTCGGCATCAAGGCGGATCCGGCGACCTACTTCACGAAGTACATGTACCCGCGCAAGGGCATCAGCCTGTTGTATGACGGCATGGCCGCCGAAGTGCGCGCCGCCGGTAGTGTGATCAAGCTGCAGGCCCCGGCCGTCCGCCTCGAGCGATCCGGGGATCGTGTGACGCGCGTTGCCTACACCGAGGGCGGCCAGGACAAGACCATCGACTGCGACATCCTGCTGTCGACGCTGCCGCTGCCGGCGCTGGTCTCGATGATGTCGCCGGCGCTGCCGCCCGCGGTCGCGTCGCACGCCGCCAAGCTGAAGTACCGCAGCCTGAAGCTGATCTACATCGTCCTCAAGCGCGCGCGGATGACCGACTATCACTGGGTCTACCTGCTGGACGAGCAGTTCCGGGTCAACCGGCTCTCGGAGCAGAAGAACGTCAGCGCCGAGATGGTCCCGCCCGACTCGACGGTGCTCTGCATCGAGTTGTCGCTCTGGAAAGACGAGCCGTTATGGCAGGCGAGCGACGCCGAGATTTTCGAGCTCGCGCTGCGCGACCTGATGAAGATGGGCTACGGCGTGACGCCGGAAGAAGTGCTCGAATACCACGTCACCGACATCCCGACGGCGTACCCGGTCTACGAGCTGAATTTCGAGGACCACCTGATCCCCGTGCTCGACGGCGTGCACGAGGTGTCGAACCTGTTGACGCTCGGCCGCCACGGACTGTTCCTCAACAACAGCATGGATGACAACGTGCTGCTGGGCATGCAGATCGCCGACCACATCAACCGTCCCGAAGGCGCCGACAGCCGCGCCTGGAAGACGGAGATGCTGGCGTTCATGAATCTCCGGTTCCAGGGCAAGTGA
- a CDS encoding NAD-dependent epimerase/dehydratase: protein MKLLLTGASGFIGHNVLLRAPREWEIVAVYHRTSGLEQFVAAKGLANVQVERCDLLDADDVKALASRIGRPDAMLYLAANGDPAASAERPRWDLDSNTAAFVTTLEHCPSGHVVYVSSGAVYDGLSGAVTPATPVSPMLPYAISKLASEQYLRFFAERRQSVSSYVNVRFFGAYGPYEAPRKITTKWLSAIRDGQRECVVRGNGQNLIDFMYVDDAVEGFLSLVKAAGTRATVDFASGTPVSVNEVVRMMARVAGVEVSIRHEGAVAEYIVFRSADTTMRDTFGFVPRVSFESGLQRLQAFLAGGPAVDVRRG from the coding sequence AATCGTGGCGGTCTATCACCGCACGTCCGGCTTGGAGCAGTTCGTGGCGGCGAAAGGCCTGGCCAATGTGCAGGTTGAGCGCTGTGATCTGCTGGATGCCGACGACGTCAAGGCGCTGGCGAGTCGCATCGGCCGGCCCGACGCGATGTTGTATCTGGCGGCCAACGGCGACCCGGCGGCATCGGCCGAGCGGCCGCGCTGGGACCTGGACTCCAACACTGCGGCGTTTGTGACCACACTCGAACACTGCCCGTCAGGTCACGTCGTCTACGTTTCGTCGGGTGCGGTCTACGACGGGCTGAGCGGCGCCGTGACCCCGGCGACGCCGGTGTCGCCCATGCTGCCCTACGCCATCTCGAAGCTGGCGTCCGAGCAGTACCTGCGGTTCTTCGCCGAGCGCCGCCAGTCGGTCTCGAGCTACGTCAACGTGCGGTTCTTCGGCGCGTATGGCCCCTACGAGGCGCCCCGGAAGATCACGACCAAGTGGCTGTCGGCGATTCGCGACGGCCAGCGCGAATGCGTGGTGCGCGGTAACGGCCAGAACCTGATCGACTTCATGTATGTCGACGATGCGGTTGAGGGCTTCCTGTCGCTGGTCAAGGCCGCCGGCACGCGAGCCACTGTCGACTTCGCGTCCGGCACTCCCGTCAGCGTCAACGAGGTCGTTCGCATGATGGCCCGGGTCGCGGGCGTCGAGGTGTCGATCCGGCACGAAGGCGCGGTCGCGGAATACATCGTGTTTCGGTCGGCGGACACCACCATGCGCGACACCTTCGGCTTTGTGCCTCGGGTGTCATTTGAAAGCGGATTGCAGCGCCTCCAAGCCTTTCTTGCGGGTGGCCCGGCAGTAGACGTGAGGCGAGGATGA